The Alkalibacter rhizosphaerae genomic sequence TTGGGGCTCGGCTGTTGATGGTTCTGTCCGTTGTGCTGGTCAAAAAAAGATATCTGGAACAGAAGCTGTTGGCCTTGGCGTTTCTCGCTTCTTTGTTTTCCGATTTCTTTTTTTCTTTTCTATTGGCATTGCGGCCGGACTTTCCCAATAGGGACCTTTACGGCATCGTCGGGTTCATCGTTGCCTATTTGTTTCTTATTACCGCATTCCAGCGGCATTTTCAGATCACTAAAAAGGAAGTCTTGACGGCTGTTCCATTTGTTGGCGTCTTTCTCGTCATACTCTACCTTTTGTTGCCTTACGCCAGTGGTGCCATGCTGGTGTCCGCCATTTCCTTGGGCGTTATTCTATGCTACACCGTGACGACCATGATCGCCACGACTTATCGTGGATTTTTTAACAAAAAAGTCGCTTTTATGATTGCTTCAGCAGGAGTCATACTGTTCATCAGCGATATGGTAGTGGCATATTCCATCTTTCATCCCGTGTACAAGGAGTTTTTTCTGTGGAAGGAAAATGCCATTTGGATCACCTACATGTTTGGCTGGTTGTTGTTGCTTGTCGTATGTACGGAGACGGAGATCCGATGAGACCTGGATCCTAAGCTGATCAACTGTTTGAAAAGCATTGGTCAAAATTTCTCCTGAAGTACTTTGAACAAGGGTATAATACAAATAGAGGAGTGATGCAAAATGGATGACAATCAAAACGAACCGAGAAGTTTCAAACTAAAGTTTGACTTTTTTAAAAATCGAAATAAAGGCGCTTCAAAAGAAGGCACCCAAGGTTTTAAAGAAAAGATGGGAGATTTTAAAGATACCATCGTCATGCGGGACAGCAATCGGAAGGGAGCTCATCCCGTCATCACGATCCTTGCCACCATCGTGATCGTCTTTCTGGTTTTTTTCATAACCTTACCTGCATTGAATTTTATGTCACCTGAGTTTTATTCGTTTCTGATCATGACGGTTCTTGTGTATAATGGATTGAATTTTTTAATAGGGAAAATGCCTGTATTTCGAACGGGATTTGTTTCTGCCATAATCATTGGACTGCTGATCGTTGTGCCTACCGTACTTGTGTTTTTTTCTCACCCCTTGTTTCGGGCGAAAGCATATGCGCAACTCATTCCAGTGACAGACGCCAACTTTGGAGACACTGTCAAGGAAATCAGCTACGACAAGGTGCCGGTGGTAGACAGGGAAGCAGCAGCAGTGATCGGTGCCCGGCAAATGGGTTCTGTTCAGGAAGTCGTCTCACAATTTGAAATCAACGACAACTATGCCCAGATCAATATCGAGGGCATTCCAGTGCGGGTTACGCCGTTGTCATATTCGGATCTCATCAAGTACATCATCAATGCAAAAAATGGGATCCCGTATTATGTTAAAGTGGATATGGCTACCCAGGAAGCAGACTTGGTAAAGTTGGTCAACCCACTTAAATATTCCAAAAGTGACATTCTGATGCGGGATGTCACGCGACATATCCGGTTTAAGTTTCCAACGAAAATATTTGGCGAAACAAACTTCGAAGTGGATGATGAAGGAAATGGGTATTACATTACTTCCGTTCTCACCAAACGGATCGGTTTCCTCCGAGGAACGGACGTCCAGGGAGCTATTGTGACCAATGGAAGCAGCGGCGAATCCATCTTTTATGATGTTGCCGACGTTCCCACCTGGGTCGATCGTGTTTATCCTTCAGATCTGATCATTCAGCAATTGGATTTTCGAGGAAAACTGACCGGTGGGTTCATCAATTCCATTATCGGCCAAAAAAATGTCACACGTACAACACAAGGGTATAATTACGTACCTTTGAATGATGATATTTATCTTTTCACCGGGGTGACATCGATCCGAAGCGATTCCTCCAACCTGGGTTTTTACTTTGTGAACTTGAGAACCAAGGAAGCAAAATTTTTCTCAGTACCCTCTGCAGATGAGGTATCGGCCATGAATTCCGCCAGAGGACAGATCCAAGAGAAAAATTACACGCCGGCATTTCCGATCCTCTTGAATATCAAGGATCGTCCCATTTACCTTATCGGGTTGAAAGATGCTTCCGGTCTGGCAAAGATGTTTGCGTTGGTGGATGCGGAAAATTATCAGAATGTGATCGTGGGAAACACGGTTCAGGAAGTCATGAATCAATACAATATACGAACCGATACTTCCAACAAACCCGGTGCCGATGCCAACGAACGAAGCATTCTGATCGAAGAGATCCAAAGCGTGGTGATCGATGGCAATACCCACTTCTTCATACGAGCAAAAGATGATCCGGTCATTTATGCGGGTACGGCAAAGACCCTGGGACCAGCCATGGCATTTGCAAAACCGGGGGATACATTAAAAGTCTACGGAAATCCCAGGGGAGATCAGTTTGACATTCTGG encodes the following:
- a CDS encoding lysoplasmalogenase family protein, giving the protein MDNVRRVLVAVFVPLTFMILGFNQLFALESPALYLKFGARLLMVLSVVLVKKRYLEQKLLALAFLASLFSDFFFSFLLALRPDFPNRDLYGIVGFIVAYLFLITAFQRHFQITKKEVLTAVPFVGVFLVILYLLLPYASGAMLVSAISLGVILCYTVTTMIATTYRGFFNKKVAFMIASAGVILFISDMVVAYSIFHPVYKEFFLWKENAIWITYMFGWLLLLVVCTETEIR